One Parashewanella spongiae genomic window, TAAATTAACGCGCTAATTTCGAATTTCGGTATGTAGCGCAGCCCGGTAGCGCACTGTCATGGGGTGTCAGGGGTCGGAGGTTCGAATCCTCTCATACCGACCAATTATCTAGTTGAAATGCAAAATGAAATTGCTTTTTACCGTACAGGTTAAAAATCTCACTCGCAAAACTCCCGCTAAATACTCGCAAAACCCACCTCTAAAATGAGTGTAAAATATTGAGCTAAGTGTTTTTGAACTTGGTGCATTTTACCTTGTAGTTTCAGTACCAAACACAGGTTATCAAGTTGTTGCAGTACCAAGGTTTAGCTTAAAAACCACGATAGCGCTCTAAATTCCTGTAATACACTTCAAAACCAGTAACTATAGTAACCGAGAAAAGTACAAGCTTTATTTAACTGATTTATAAAGGTTTTATTGTATATCAAAAAGTAACCGTTTTAGTAACCACTAAGTGACCGAGTTACACATAAAGTAGTTAATTTTAAAAATATATAATTGTTTATAAATCAATGAGGTCACATATTGGCTCACACAGGGTTACTAAAACATGTAACCGATAAATCTATTATAAATCAGATAATTAGTGTTCTATTTTGATGCTGGTTACTAAAGTTACTGGATATTTTACTGCGTAATTGTTTCGGGAATAGGTGAGGTGAACTACAGTGTGATTTTTTTCTTGCTGTTTAAGTTCTTAATGCCCGTGAAAATTAGTGACTATGATAGAGCGTTAGTCCATTTCTGGTTTAATCCTAAAATCATCAGTTGAACGCTAAGTATATGAGTAACTGCTTGAGCAATATGATGATTTTATCATCATAGCTTTCACCCAATGAGTGAAGTGCTCTACGCTCACAAGCTTGCTAAAATGACTGCTATCTGCGTTGTAACTTTTGCAAGTAGAATAACTATTTGCTGCAAGCTACGCCTTACTATCAGCCTATCAGCCTATCAGCCATTTTTTCTACGCTTGAGAACACAGTCAACTGATGTTTTTAGGTTAATTGGAGTAGCACATATGTGTTTTTGCACAAAGAGAATGGTCAAGGTACTATCTTACTGACTCAAGTTTCGGAGTTCATTTTTAGCTAAAATCATGGGTACTTTCCAGTAGAAATAGCCTCTTGGCGTAATGTAAAAGTATCCATTTGCATGACTTGATTAAAAAACGAGGTCACTTCTTCGTTGATTTTATTCAGTATGATTTCGCTTTCTGTTGTTGATAACGAAGAAATACTAGAAACTGCATCGCTGATCAAAGCCTTAAATAAGCCCCATAATTTACAAGCAAAATCTAAATTTTGTAGACTGTCGCAAAGTAGGTTCCTTGAGTCACAGACTTTGCTGTTTTCATCATTTTGCTTCGCATGCAGAAGCAAGCAAAATCTCAACCCTGTTAGATGAATTGAAGCAATATAAGCACTGTAATGACGACTTTGCTCACTCAAAAAGCCAAGATGTTGTTTGGCTTCCTTGAAGTACACTTCAATTCCCCAACGCAAAGCGTAAATTTCAAGAATTTTTTCATCGCTTAGCGAAGCGTCCGTACTTAAAAATAATGCCCAATCGTGTTTACCTGCTTTTTTCTTATCAGGATTAACACCTCGACAAAAGACGAGTTTAACCTTAATTCAATTCGGCTCAAGCTTTGCCGTTTCTGCTAGATTCAACTCAACGACAATGGACTTTGTTTGATAAGGCAACCCTGCTAGTTTTTGCCATCGGCCTTTTACTTGGGTTTTGAATAGTTCGGCGGCACTGCACTCTGATTTATCCGCTAAGCGGTACTTCATTTTGTTTTTTTTCATTCGGAGAATAGCCGTCAAATCATGCTCAAGCGTCATGCTGATAATAGGCTTGGTGGCAAACCAAGAGTCTGCAAGAAAATAATCAGTTTCAATACCTACTCCCAGCGCACATTTAACCATACCTGCAACCATAGCAGGCTTAGTTTGAGCCACAGATTGCTTGTAACGTTTAGCGACTATTGAGCGCTCATCTTTAAATTTACGGGTTAGAGGTTGTGCTTTGGTTTGACTGATGAAGAGTTCATTATCCAGTGGGACAAATTGACTATCAGAAGCGTAGCCAAAACTCAGTACTTGCTGTCCCATAACACAACGCCCTGTCAAATGGTCGAAGTGACTGGATACGCCGGGCATTTTCTTACCACGACGTTGCTTTACTGAATCATCGACAACAAAAGCTCTGACTTTACTCTTGCCTTCCTGTTTTATGAGTTTTTTAGCGGTGTAAAGTTGCAGTTTTCTCCAATTCAAGTCTTCTCGGTTGAGTAAATCATAAAGCACATCTTTCTTAGCAGAAGAAAAGCTGAGTAGTGACTCTTTAGCAAACATAGATATGGTATCAACCTTCAACCAAACCCAAAGCATTAGTAAGTAAACGACTTCGGTTGCTTCAATACCCGAACGTTTACTGAAGCCACAAGATGTCAACATTGAAACAAAACCAAGCTGTTTCCATGATGTGCTGAACGAATTATCAATTTGAATGCCTGAACGCTGTAAAAAATTAGAAGTAAGTGATGGTAGAGAAAGTGATTTCATGTCAATATTTGTCTGAGAGTTGGTGTGTTTTAGTTTTTGTCTAAGCAACAAGATTATAACACATCAACTCTCATCTTTTCTTTATATATCAGTAAAATACGCTCACTTCATTATTGAATTTGAACTCCGAAACTTGAGTTATGAAATACATCTCCGAGATGATTTCTGATTGCACCAAAAAATCAGTTTTTGTTTTCTTTTTGGAATAAAAACGACATGGTATTTACAATCCCATCTAGTATGAGACAAACTCTTATAATCTCGCATAGGTACAACCTTCTAGCTTTTGGTCGAGCTAAAAAATATCTATACCGTCGTAAAGGTGGAACCTATGCGAGTCTCTCCAGCAGAGCTGGGGGTTTACCTCAGATTAATTATTTCGAAACCGTCTGGGACGGAGCATCCTCAAATTCAGCAAGAAATAATCTTAATCTCTTGCTGAATTTAACAATTTTAATTTTGATTGGATGTACTTACTTTATAACCCGTTGGAGAATCCATATCAGCCTCTAGAACAAAGAATTGTTCTTTTGATTGCTCATCGAGTATCAATTCAAAATTTGAAAGCACTATATCGCTACTATTTTGCTTTGCTACAACAAAAACCTGATATGTATTATTGAGCAAGTAAATAGAGGTAGATTCAGTATACTGAACTGTTGATTTGTTTAACGCTGTTTCAACAGTTTCATCGCTCCTCACAAAGAAAAACTGCACGCTAGTAAAGTCTTCA contains:
- a CDS encoding transposase, which produces MKVKLVFCRGVNPDKKKAGKHDWALFLSTDASLSDEKILEIYALRWGIEVYFKEAKQHLGFLSEQSRHYSAYIASIHLTGLRFCLLLHAKQNDENSKVCDSRNLLCDSLQNLDFACKLWGLFKALISDAVSSISSLSTTESEIILNKINEEVTSFFNQVMQMDTFTLRQEAISTGKYP
- a CDS encoding transposase; the protein is MKSLSLPSLTSNFLQRSGIQIDNSFSTSWKQLGFVSMLTSCGFSKRSGIEATEVVYLLMLWVWLKVDTISMFAKESLLSFSSAKKDVLYDLLNREDLNWRKLQLYTAKKLIKQEGKSKVRAFVVDDSVKQRRGKKMPGVSSHFDHLTGRCVMGQQVLSFGYASDSQFVPLDNELFISQTKAQPLTRKFKDERSIVAKRYKQSVAQTKPAMVAGMVKCALGVGIETDYFLADSWFATKPIISMTLEHDLTAILRMKKNKMKYRLADKSECSAAELFKTQVKGRWQKLAGLPYQTKSIVVELNLAETAKLEPN